A portion of the Gasterosteus aculeatus chromosome 12, fGasAcu3.hap1.1, whole genome shotgun sequence genome contains these proteins:
- the uacab gene encoding uveal autoantigen with coiled-coil domains and ankyrin repeats protein: MKSLKYRLKKHEVNITNTDWNKYDDRLMKAVERREVDKVAAVLSKKAIIPSKLDVEGHSAFHLAATRGHLDCLNLILAHGVDVTASDATGKNALHQASRNGHSLCVQKLLQHNSPVGNVDLQGRTALHDAVMGGCSSSVKLLCDSGASVNATDFDGRTPLVLATQMCHPRICQLLLERGADITIRDKLNKTALILGCEFGCKDAVEVLLKSGSDVKAVDGLGQDALHYARLNKNPELVTLIKSHLDKATRDKEAAKIEQWKRQHSVERSEAAEVNRRDQIIHDFEKQNEALQESLRNYQQDQRALLDQVNVLQQQLTQEKITVEDAQKEKDQLKVLLGSKEEGARGQETVKVQLRSTMGDYSGQSVIKGKQNNLVKQAHSLDSDQVLQNLALSHSLSRPSEKNHPSVGWHISAELDALQRELEAVKRRQQAADEETAQLQSALNRKTRECQELVLSRDTIQKQADQQIQGLEDALGDVQKRMLDSECKVKQLQAHVVAVKEHLGGQATEELRAQLQDVKAKYEGASAEVCRVRNRLKQSEKALEEYKSSENQLATEAEKLNQELAAVTADRDDLAIVVVEMEAHLKETQSKCGNTVPAEKFDNMKNLLSNAVDEKERQIAELREDYDRVLEEVAELNRKLDGPSSRGAAGAVQAALEQQNASLKRRLSDVTAKSQALIQEVEESEEEREMLREQLDELNSRIQMDYVPVNAHDEARRNMASALEELEDKLVEAGERCGKAEAQVQQLQSERPALQANIGSLRSASERHLGEVDALRSQNADLTKKLELLQRKCEDGDRECARLTTQSQTLQRSLEGEYVPRRQHEQVKMELESAEAERLKLETKGEESGEELKNVKERHEKLKEKFEKVQLEMRRDYVSVEEHKAVTDKLNAAVVEAEKLASDASASYAAAQQETAKLTQELEAQRKELDTIQEAIQSRFIPLTTAEEKEHSHSAQVKDLSVQLQEMEEKYNRETSAREELEQEKEKLEVHVESLQQRLDAAVATSEKHRNVGEELKDKLEALTQKLVNLERQHGEAALQKEELREQKALGDAQIQNLQERLKSELTRIATYDTELKALHDAARQAQADCQKAREAQQEEAQRASVLQRDVQERRGDQAALLRQHAEAQEALEAEVAKLRLALREEEENGAQRAEDVSALQSELLQATQTLEEINYKEDQMNQLKTEKLRLEEEAANLSSRLLSATDESEEARREAARAREGESRARTEMEAVQEKSRAIEREIGELKERYDESLATIRDLQRGIQKSAQQTEAKDKKITELLTDVERLKQALNGLSQLAYTSNAPNKRQTQHIDTLHGQIKSLQQQLADAERQHRDVVSIYRTHLLSAAQGHMDEDVQAALLQIIRMRQEFVC, from the exons AACACAGACTGGAACAAGTACGATGACCGGCTGATGAAGGCCGTGGAGCGGAGGGAGGTGGACAAGGTGGCCGCCGTTCTCAGCAAGAAGGCCATCATCCCCAGCAAGCTCGACGTAGAAGGACACTCGGC GTTCCATTTGGCTGCGACGCGAGGACACCTCGACTGCCTCAATCTGATCCTGGCACACGGCGTCGACGTCACGGCGTCGGATGCCACCG GCAAAAACGCTCTCCATCAGGCTTCAAGAAATGGGCattctctgtgtgtgcagaaaCTCCTGCAG cACAACAGTCCAGTCGGAAATGTGGACCTACAAGGAAGAACAGCGCTACATGATGCTG TCATGGGCGGCTGCTCCTCCAGCGTGAAACTTCTCTGTGACAGCGGGGCTTCTGTGAACGCCACGGATTTT GATGGCAGAACACCTCTGGTGCTGGCAACCCAGATGTGTCATCCACGCAtctgtcagctgctgctggagcgagGGGCCGACATCACCATCCGGGACAAACTAAACAA GACGGCGCTGATCCTGGGCTGCGAGTTTGGCTGCAAGGACGCCGTGGAGGTGTTGCTGAAGAGCGGCAGCGACGTGAAGGCCGTGGACGGCTTGGGTCAGGACGCGCTGCACTACGCTCGCCTCAACAAGAACCCCGAGCTCGTCACCTTGATCAAAAGTCACCTCGACAAAGCCACCAGAG ATAAAGAGGCCGCGAAGATAGAGCAGTGGAAGCGACAG CATTCAGTGGAGAGATCGGAGGCAGCTGAGGTTAACAGAAGGGATCAAATCATACAT gacTTTGAGAAGCAGAACGAGGCCCTGCAGGAAAGCCTGAGGAACTATCAGCAGGATCAAAGAGCCTTGTTGGATCAAGTCAACGTGCTGCAGCAACAGCTCACACAG GAAAAGATCACCGTGGAAGATGCTCAAAAAGAG AAGGATCAGTTGAAGGTGTTACTCGGTTCCAAAGAGGAAGGGGCTCGAGGCCAGGAGACCGTCAAGGTTCAGCTCAGGAGCACTATG GGGGATTACTCTGGACAGTCCGTTATCAAAGGCAAGC AAAACAATCTGGTCAAACAAGCTCACAGCCTGGACTCTGATCAG GTGCTCCAGAATCTTGCCTTGTCGCACTCGTTGTCCAGACCTTCAGAGAAGAACCATCCCTCTGTGGGCTGGCACATCTCCGCGGAGCTGGATGCCCTCCAACGAGAACTCGAGGCGGTCAAGAGAAGACAACAGGCGGCGGACGAGGAGACGGCGCAGCTTCAGTCGGCCCTGAACCGCAAGACCCGAGAGTGCCAGGAGCTGGTCCTCAGCCGAGACACCATCCAGAAACAGGCCGACCAGCAGATTCAAGGTCTGGAGGACGCCTTGGGGGACGTCCAGAAGAGGATGCTGGATTCCGAGTGTAAGGTGAAACAGCTGCAGGCCCACGTGGTCGCCGTTAAGGAACACCTCGGGGGCCAGGCGACGGAGGAGCTGCGCGCTCAGCTCCAGGACGTCAAGGCCAAGTACGAAGGAGCGTCGGCCGAAGTGTGCCGCGTTCGCAACCGCCTCAAACAGAGCGAGAAGGCCCTGGAGGAGTACAAGAGCAGCGAGAACCAGCTGGCCACGGAGGCCGAGAAGCTGAACCAGGAGCTGGCGGCCGTGACCGCCGACCGAGACGACCTAGCGATTGTTGTCGTAGAAATGGAAGCCCACCTGAAGGAGACCCAGAGCAAATGCGGCAACACGGTGCCGGCTGAGAAGTTCGACAACATGAAAAACCTGCTGAGCAACGCGGTCGACGAGAAGGAGCGGCAGATCGCCGAGCTGAGGGAAGACTACGACCGCGTGCTGGAGGAGGTGGCCGAGCTCAACCGCAAGCTGGACGGCCCGTCCTCCCGCGGCGCGGCGGGCGCCGTGCAGGCGGCGCTCGAGCAGCAGAACGCTTCTCTGAAAAGGAGGCTGTCGGACGTGACGGCCAAAAGCCAGGCGCTGATtcaggaagtggaggagagcgaggaggagagagagatgctgcGAGAGCAGCTGGACGAACTCAACAGCAGGATCCAGATGGACTACGTTCCCGTGAACGCGCACGACGAAGCCCGGAGGAACATGGCGTCGGcgttggaggagctggaggacaagCTGGTGGAAGCTGGCGAACGTTGCGGAAAAGCGGAGGCGCAGGTCCAGCAGCTTCAGTCGGAGAGGCCGGCGCTGCAGGCGAACATCGGCAGCCTCCGAAGCGCCAGCGAGAGGCACCTCGGCGAGGTGGACGCTCTGAGGTCTCAGAACGCCGACCTGACGAAGAAGCTAGAACTTTTGCAGAGGAAATGCGAGGACGGGGATAGGGAGTGTGCGCGGCTGACCACGCAGAGCCAGACTCTGCAGCGGAGCTTGGAAGGAGAGTACGTTCCCAGACGGCAGCACGAGCAAGTGAAGATGGAGTTAGAGAGCGCCGAGGCCGAGAGGTTGAAGTTGGAGACCAAGGGTGAAGAAAGTGGGGAAGAACTCAAGAATGTGAAAGAAAGACACGAAAAGTTAAAGGAGAAGTTTGAGAAAGTCCAGTTGGAGATGAGACGAGACTATGTGAGCGTGGAGGAGCACAAAGCTGTCACAGACAAGTTGAACGCCGCCGTGGTGGAGGCGGAGAAACTGGCGAGCGACGCGTCGGCAAGTTACGCAGCGGCTCAGCAGGAAACGGCCAAGCTTACTCAAGAACTGGAAGCTCAGAGGAAAGAGCTTGACACCATTCAGGAGGCGATTCAGTCCAGGTTTATTCCACTGACAACAGCCGAGGAGAAAGAACACTCCCACAGCGCTCAGGTGAAGGACCTGAGCGTCCAGCTGCAGGAGATGGAAGAGAAGTATAACAGAGAAACGTCTGCGAGGGAGGAGTTGgaacaggagaaggagaaactcGAGGTCCACGTCGAATCTCTCCAACAGAGGCTGGACGCCGCTGTGGCTACCAGTGAAAAGCACCGCAACGTGGGGGAGGAGCTCAAGGATAAGCTGGAGGCATTAACTCAGAAGTTGGTGAATCTGGAGCGGCAGCACGGCGAGGCCGCGCTTCAGAAGGAAGAGCTTCGAGAGCAGAAAGCCCTCGGCGACGCTCAGATCCAGAACCTCCAGGAGCGTCTGAAATCGGAGTTGACCCGAATTGCGACGTACGACACCGAGCTGAAGGCGCTGCACGACGCCGCGCGGCAAGCCCAGGCCGATTGCCAGAAGGCGAGGGAGGCTCAGCAGGAGGAGGCCCAGAGGGCGAGCGTCTTGCAGAGAGATGTGCAGGAGCGCCGCGGGGATCAGGCCGCTCTGCTGCGGCAGCACGCCGAGGCCCAGGAGGCCCTGGAGGCCGAGGTCGCTAAGCTCCGCCTGGCTCTccgcgaagaggaggagaacggcGCCCAGAGGGCCGAGGACGTGTCCGCGCTGCAATCAGAGCTCCTTCAGGCCACGCAGACTCTCGAGGAAATCAACTACAAAGAAGACCAAATGAACCAGCTGAAGACGGAGAAGctgcggctggaggaggaggccgccaACCTGAGCAGCAGGCTCCTGAGCGCCACGGACGAGAGCGAAGAGGCCCGCCGGGAGGCGGCGAGGGCGCGGGAGGGGGAGAGCAGAGCGCGGACGGAGATGGAGGCGGTCCAAGAGAAGAGCCGCGCCATCGAGAGGGAAATTGGGGAGCTGAAGGAGAGATACGACGAGTCGCTCGCCACCATCCGTGATCTCCAGAGGGGGATTCAGAAGTCCGCTCAGCAGACTGAGGCCAAAGACAAAAAG aTCACGGAGTTGCTGACAGATGTTGAGCGGTTGAAGCAGGCACTAAACGGTCTGTCCCAGCTGGCGTACACAAGCAACGCGCCCAACAAGAGACAGACGCAGCACATCGACACACTCCACGGCCAGATCAAGAgccttcagcagcagctggct